The genomic stretch GAGTACATGGCAAACGGCAGTTTAGATGACTGGCTGCATCCTACAGAGGAAATTCACGTTGACAACTCAGATACAGCAACACGGCATCTAAACCTTCGTCAGAGACTTGAAATTGCAGTAGATGTTGCTTTTGCTTTGGAATACCTTCATCATGATTATGGATCGTCAGTGATTCATTGCGACCTCAAGCCAAGCAATGTTCTCCTTGATGAAGATATGATAGCACATGTCGGAGACTTTGGATTGGTGAAATTCCTCTCCCAAGCCATTGTTAGCTCGAGTCACAATCAGTCCAGCTCTATTGGAGTTGGAGGGACTATTGGCTATGTACCTCCAGGTAACTAACAAGCATCCCCATTCCAACCCCCTCCCAGAGCCGGCTAATATAATGCTCTAGTAATTTGTTACAGAAAGTAAATAATGGGTCATCAAGCTAATCCACACCATACAGTCTAGGGTTCAAAGTTACTGTTAGATAGTTTACAGCTTTCTTATAATTTGGAGTCTATTGACAATGCAAAAAGGGTATCTCAAATCTAATAGACGGTCCTGCCACCTTGCTAACTACtccatattttttttaaaatgttgCTGATATATGTTTTTGCAGAATATGGAATGGGAAATGGGGCATCCATGGGTGGAGATGTGTACAGTTTCGGGATCCTTGTTCTGGAATTGTTCACTGGAAAAAGGCCAACAGATGGCAGTTTCAAAGAAGAGAGTAGTTTACGTGACTTTGTGAAAGCAGGTCTGTCTGAACAGGATATCAGGATTGCGGACCAGGCTCTTCTTCAAGATATGGCTACAGAGGATTCTGACAGCCAGTTAGTTTTTGAGGTTGTGACTTCGGTCTTTGAAATTGCACTTACTTGCTGCACTGAAGTCCAACATGAAAGGCCGGATATTAGTGACATTGTTGCAAAGTTATCTTCAATCCAAACCAAATGCTACAGCGAGCCAAATTTATCATTCCAAATGCTACACCGAGCCACCAATGGGTTCTCTTCTAAAAATTTAATTGGTAGTGGGGCATCTGGGGTGGTATACAAGGGTATCCTTGAAGATGTTGGAACAGTTATTGCAGTCAAGATATTCAATCTTGAACATTGCGGAGTGTCTAAGAGTTTTGTCGCTGAATGCAAAGCACTCCGCAACATCAGGCACAAGAATCTCATCAAGGTCATTACAGCTTGTTCAAGTCTGGATTACGAACGCAATGACTTCAAGGCCATTGTTTATGAGTACATGGCAAACGGCAGTTTAGATGACTGGCTGCATCCTACAGAGGAAATTCACGTTGACAACTCAGATACAACATCACGGCATCTAAACCTTCGTCAGAGACTTGAAATTGCAGTAGATGTTGCTTTTGCTTTGGAATACCTTCATCATGATTGTGGATCATCAGCGATTCATTGCGACCTCAAGCCAAGCAATGTTCTCCTTGATGAAGATATGATGGCACATGTCGGAGACTTTGGATTGGCGAAATTCCTCTCCCAAGCTATTGTTAGCTCGAGTCACAATCAGTCCAGCTCTATTGGAGTTAGAGGGACTATTGGCTATGCACCTCCAGGTAACTAACAAGCATCCCCATTCCAACCCCCTCCCAGAGCCGGCTAATATAATGCTCTAGTAATTTGTTACAGAAAGTAAATAATGGGTCATCAAGCTAATCCACACCATACAGTCTAGGGTTCAAAGTTACTGTTAGATAGTTTACAGCTTTCTTATAATTTGGAGTCTATTGACAATGCAAAAAGGGTATCTCAAATCTAATAGACGGTCCTGCCACCTTGCTAACTACtccatattttttttaaaatgttgCTGATATATGTTTTTGCAGAATATGGAATGGGAAATGGGGCATCCATGGGTGGAGATGTGTACAGTTTCGGGATCCTTGTTCTGGAATTGTTCACTGGAAAAAGGCCAACAGATGGCAGTTTCAAAGAAGAGAGTAGTTTACGTGACTTTGTGAAAGCAGGTCTGTCTGAACAGGATATCAGGATTGCGGACCAGGCTCTTCTTCAAGATATGGCTACAGAGGATTCTGACAGCCAGTTAGTTTTTGAGGTTGTGACTTCGGTCTTTGAAATTGCACTTACTTGCTGCACTGAAGTCCAACATGAAAGGCCGGATATTAGTGACATTGTTGCAAAGTTATCTTCAATCCAAACCAAATGCTACAGCGAGCCAAATTTATCATTCCAAATGCTACACCGAGCCACCAATGGGTTCTCTTCTAAAAATTTAATTGGTAGTGGGGCATCTGGGGTGGTATACAAGGGTATCCTTGAAGATGTTGGAACAGTTATTGCAGTCAAGATATTCAATCTTGAACATTGCGGAGTGTCTAAGAGTTTTGTCGCTGAATGCAAAGCACTCCGCAACATCAGGCACAGGAATCTCATCAAGGTCATTACAGCTTGTTCAAGTCTGGATTACAAAGGCAATGACTTCAAGGCCATTGTTTATGAGTACATGGCAAACGGCAGTTTAGATGACTGGCTGCATCCTACAGAGGAAATTCACGTTGACAACTCAGATACAACATCACGGCATCTAAACCTTCGTCAGAGACTTGAAATTGCAGTAGATGTTGCTTTTGCTTTGGAATACCTTCATCATGATTGTGGATCATCAGCGATTCATTGCGACCTCAAGCCAAGCAATGTTCTCCTTGATGAAGATATGATGGCACATGTCGGAGACTTTGGATTGGCGAAATTCCTCTCCCAAGCTATTGTTAGCTCGAGTCACAATCAGTCCAGCTCTATTGGAGTTAGAGGGACTATTGGCTATGCACCTCCAGGTAACTAACAAGCATCCCCATTCCAACCCCCTCCCAAAGCCGGCTAATATAATGCTCAAGTAATTTTTAACAGAAAGTAAATAATGGGTCATCAAGCTAATCCACACCATACAGTCTAGGGTTCAAACTTAAAAGTTACTgtgatttttttttctcctgcATATCTTGACAAATTTAATAGTTAATAATCTTTGACACCGGAAATAATTATTTTTGGGTCCTCCTTTTGTTGTAAAACAACTCCAGAGTCGACTAGTTTAGTAGTCTTAGTTTATATTTACAAtatatttaccttgttagttagTTTATAGCTTTCTTATAATTTGGAGTTTATTGACAATGCAAAAAGGGTATCTCAAATCTAATAGACGGTCCTTTCACCTTGCTAACTACTCCATATTTGTTTTAAAATGTTGGTGATATATGTTTTTGCAGAATATGGAATGGGAAATGGGGCATCCATGGGTGGAGATGTGTACAGTTTCGGGATCTTTGTTCTGGAAATGTTTACTGGAAAAAGGCCTACAGATGGCAGTTTCAAAGAAGGGAGGAATCTACGTGACTTTGTGAAAGCAGGTCTGTCTGAACAGGATATCAGGATTGCGGACCAGGCTCTTCTTCAAGAGATGGCTACAGAGGATTCTGCCAGCCAGTTAGTATTTGAGGTTGTGATTTCGGTCTTTGAAATTGCACTTACTTGCTGCACTGAAGTCCAACATGAAAGGCCGGATATTAGTGACATTGTTGCAAAGCTATCTTCAGTCCGAACCAAGCTCCAAGGACTTCATATGCAGCAACAAAGCAGAAGCTCTGGTAGTGGTTAGAAATAGCACTACACCGACGACAGTCCAGTCAGAGTTTAATGTTCATATTATCTAAAGTGTATAATTTCTGTTTTAGTTGTCTGCATGTTAACTAGTGTGAGCTGTGGCTTTGCGACAAAGCTTGAATCCCAAAATAATATGGGGTGGGATTCCTTATATATCAATCATGTATTTATATTTGCAAGAGGTTGGGAGATGTTCCTCTAATACTGAAGTTAGTAAAACCAATAAATAATGGTTTAAATGTATAGTTATGGTCTTCTTTTGGCTCATAATACTATTCTTCATTTTATACCAATTACAAATTAAACATTTAATGGCCTAAACATTTGCTGTCCAGGAATTCATTCAAAGTTACAATGTCGAATGAAAACAACATTGAAGGCAAGCAGTGATTATACATGATTAGGAATTGTTTTAGTAAAAGCTACAATGTTTTTGGCGTAAACATTTGATATACTACCTTCGTCCCATTTATTTGCTTACCTTTAAATAAACTAAGTGTCGCAAAGAATACAAAACAAATGAGTGAGACGGAGGGAACAAATTTAACGATGCATGATGCATTATGAGGTTTATCCTCTGCTGATATAAATAGAGCAGAGGCTATTGAAACAAAATAACTGGAGTAGTAAACTACGGAATACTAGGTTTATGAAAAAAGCATCCCCAAATAAAAAGCTCCTAAAAAAATGGAATCACAAGTAGAGAAGAGAAATAGTAGTAATAATTCAAAGGATGAAATAGCTCCTCCTTCGGCATTGACGTACCTTGATCCTCTTTACTGGTCTCAATATTACTCTTctctccctccgtctcaatcatttgttttcgTACATCCCAATTAGTAGTAATTGATTGATATTTGATGTGATGGACGCAGGAATGAGAGATTTGCAAAGGAACAACATTATGAATGGTTCAAGGATTATTCCCATTTTCGCCACCTTATTTTGGAACACATTCAACCTCATTCCTCTGTAAGTATTCTCCTTTTATGTTAGGATATGATATGAATTGGATTAATTAGGTTTAGAATTGGAATCAgaatgtaattaattaattagaaaatGTTATATAGGTGCTGGAATTGGGTTGCGGAAATTCTCAATTGAGTGATGAAATGCATAAAGATGGTATAAAGGATATTACTTGCACTGATTTATCCCCTGTTGCTGTTCACAATTTGCAAACTAGGGTTTCCGATAAGGGTTTTACaggtttttcctttttttctatttttcttaaTTTTTTATACTGCTTAGTGCTGCTTCTTGCTTACTCCAGTCCTCACTACTAAAGTTAAGCTTTGATTCTCAAGTTTCATTCTTTTTACGTTTAAAAGCTGCTAACTTTGATGTTTCCTACTAGTATCAAGGCATTTTCCCCCTTCATTTTCTCACAGCATACCGGATTCTGCTCTGTATTAGCTTTTCATCTTCTGCACCAAATTTGTGTTTCAAATCACCATGATTTACATGTATTGAAAGGTGTTTAATTTTTACGCAGATCAGTGAATAGTCTTGCAGGCTCCAAGTAGTTGTATAGAATCACATTTGCAAATGATAGAATTTGTGTTGTCAATAATTTCTTGCGCTTGCATGCTTATATCTTCAATTCTGAGTGCGCGTCTTTCTCCTTactttttcttaatttttgtgggGAACCTAAACTATCAGAAATTAAAGCCATGGTTGCGGACATGCTCGACTTGCCTTTCAGCGATGAGACTTTTGATGTGGTCATAGAGAAAGGAACGATGGTAAGACCATATAACATAGTATAAGTATCCTAGAAAAGCTTTCTTTCAACTGATATTGATTACGAAATGCACTTGTGATTGAAGGATGTATTGTTCGTGGACAGCGGTGATCCATGGAATCCACAAGCTGAAACTGTGAAGAAGGTCATGGCTATGCTTCAAGGCGTACATAGGGTCTTGAAGCCAGATGGTATCTTCATCTCTATATCATTTGGGCAGGTAATCTTCATCTCTGTAGGATGCCCCTGAACTCAGAGATGCATTGATATCACATTTCTCATCTCTTATATGGAGTACTTGTCTGTTGTTTGTTCACTTGTTGCAGCCACATTTCAGACGTCCAATATTTGAGGCTCGTGAATTCACCTGGTCAATGAAGTGGGACACGTTTGGAGATGGATTCCATTATTTCTTCTATACTTTAAAGAAGGTTAGTAGTATTGCTTTTAATGACTGGTTTTAGTGCCGGAATGAGGGGGTTTTGACATGCTTAATTGTGGAAGTAGGAGATATATATATACCATCCATAGGCAAGGCATCAAGTACAGGTTGAGGCATAGGGATGTTTGGCAGGTGGGACTCCCAGTAGAGTTTGCCGTCTGATGGACTGCTTGACTAACCTGCATGCCACAAATATATATAGATCACTACATAATACTCCTAACAAAGAATGCTTGCACAATACGGAGAGTAGTATATTAGACATAAAAACGTCAAATTAAAAATATAAGGTTGAGAAATAATAATGACCGAGAAAACAAGGATGACGATGAGGCAGCCGAGATGTATGGAGCAATAATCCATGGTGGTTAATGGTTATTCTAGTATTTTCTTACAACTGAGGAGAATGCTACTGCGAGTAGCAGGTATTAATACACCTCCTCCTGCTACTGCAAAGTGCAAACAGACCAACcttaattttattttttgtctttttttaatATTTCCTTTGCATTATTGATCCCTAGTCCCTACCATTGAATCATTGATTATACAGTCCGTCTTATTGAAGACggccactatccgtcacaagctgaagacggatagtggccctctcacaaaatacaagtgggagggcaagtgggggtatccatttccTCCCACTTACACTATCTATttacattttgtgagagggacactatccgtcttcagcttgtgacggatagtgtccgtcttcaatgagattttgtgttgattATAATGATTCTATAAGCCTTGCATTTTTTTAATGTCTAATAAAGAGGCAAAgataaattatttaattaataatgtcTAATTAGTCTCCATTTCTGTAATATATGTGAGAagtattttattgaaatggggtgaaaatagttGTGCGGAGGGAGTACTTATTATTGTTTGTTGGGAAAAAGCAGTAGCTTATAAATATTTTATTAGGCATTATTGTTTTCTTTTGATTCAAAATTGACTGAATTTGTGCGATTGATTCGAatcaaaataatttatttaattagtaattattattattattattattattgtctccTGCTGAAAGCAAGTGGTCACTCTAGATAAGAGTAATAATTCCTCACTAAAAGCCGTGAATTTGTTTGCTGGGAAAAACTCAAAAAAGCTACTCCGTACATGAGTAGGTCACAACTTGCGGTAGATGCCAACTAGCTTAGCTAGTAAAGTTGTGAGATGTGGTGCTCATGACTCGGGGTCAAATCCCGTCAGCATCAAAATCACACTTATAGCTCCCTTAAGACCGACAAAACCTGCTCCTACTCTAACCAATAATTCCTCACTCAAAAAGATAAAGAATGAGGCCGAAATGGCTTATTCATATGTAATTTATGAGTTATAGATGGAGAAACTAGTAACTACTCCGTAGCGAGGTTGTGAAAAAAAGGTAGAGATGGAGCCTGGAGGAATGAGTAACTTGGTAGTGAGAACAGTAAGAGATGAGTCGATAAATGGCTGTGAGTAAGTGTTTCGTGGCCTTATAGAGTACCCATATCTCATATTACTACTAACATcacaaatttttgtttcagacaacaatatccgtcttaaacttaaaacgtaCGGAGTATTAAATATGATAGATGAGACAAAAAGAGGATGCTTAGGGACAAACAAAATATTGTCCGATATTTGTAGGTGGGATTATATTTGACATGTTTTATTTCTTAGGACGGATATTGTCATCCTAAGAGAGACTTAGTATATTAACATTCGTAGGCGGTAGCCAGTGGGAATGATGGACTTGCTAGTATTTGAATGTCAGTACATCCTCAGTCATACATTCTAATTTTATTACTTGAAATTTAAACGTTTTTATTGTTTTTGACAAGATTTAGATATTCCATATTTGGACGCTCTGACTGCTGACTTCTGACTGATGAATATCCTTTGTACCTGGCTTGTACGTGTGGGAGTCACTGACCTTATGAATCTTGCTCAATTGTCCATAACCTCACCTGATGTTGTTCACACCTATACTATCCCTGTATATATATTCCTGTTCCTATCCGGCTCATTATTCGTACCATCCCTACAAAATTGCAGACATGTCCTACTTCAGATTTTCCGCCATCTATTCTGCTATGTTTCTCATTTACTGCTTTGACTCGTCTCTTGCTACGACCCCTGAAACCGACCGTGCAGCATTACTCGCTATCAAAGCCAAAATAACACATGATCCTCTCGGTGTTACCAGCTCGTGGAACGACACAATTGACTTGTGTGACTGGCACGGGGTTACTTGTGATCAGGAGCACCACAGAATGAGGACCCTCAATCTGCATTCTGCAAAGCTTGCAGGTACTCTCTCTTCCTATATCGGAAATTTAAGCTTCCTAACAGAGCTCTACCTTCAGAATAACAGCTTTGCTGGTACTATCCCTTCTGAAATGGGACAGTTGAAGAGACTGCAATCTCTATGGTTGTTTAATAATTCAATGGTCGGGGAAATACCGTCCAACTTATCTTCTTGTTCCAACCTCATTGAGTTAAACCTCTCTAACAACAGGTTGGTTGGAAGCATACCGCATCAGCTTGTTTCCCTGTTACATCTGCAAGTTCTCGACTTAGCGATTAACAAATTGACTGGAAACATCCCAACGTCTTTGGGAAACTTGTCATCACTCAATAATCTGATATTGGGTCGAAACAATTTAGTAGGAAGTATCCCGGCTAGCTTAGGAAACCTCAGAAATTTATTGAATTTCAATTTACCCATGAACAAGTTGTTTGGGACTGTCCCAGTATCAGTCTTTAATATCTCGTCTTTGACGCATTTTAACATAGCATACAACAGCATTGAAGGAACCCTTCCTTCAGATTTAGGGGTCAGGCTTCCTGATATCCAGTATTTCTCGATATTCAGTAACCAATTCACTGGAACTATTCCTTCTTCGATATCCAACTCCTCTAATTTAGAAATTCTGCAGTTTGCTCTAAACCGTCTTTCAGGACAAGTGCCTTCTCTGCACAAGTTACAAAGGCTTAGATCCTTCACAATTTATAGCAACTACCTCGGAAATAAGAGCGACAGTGATATGGATTTTGTCTCCTCTTTAGCTAATGCCACAATGTTGTCTAACTTGGACATCAGTGTAAACAACTTCAAAGGAACATTTCCACAAATCATCTGTAATTTCACAATACTTTCTTATTTAGGGTTGGAGTACAATCACATAGACGGAAGCATTCCGATTTGCATTGAACACCTGACAAAATTGCAATTCTTCACTGCTACCTCTAACCAACTTTCCGGTGCCATTCCTCAAAGTATAGGGAACCTCCAGAATCTAATAGGCTTGTGTTTAGCCGGTAACAGTTTATCTGGGCACGTGCCATCCACAGTCCGGAGCTTGACCATGTTAACTTATCTTGAACTATCTGGAAATCATCTTGATGGTCATATACCATCAAGTTTAGGAAACTGTAGCAACTTACTGGCATTGGATCTTTCTGAGAACCATTTTGGCGGGAACATACCCGCTGAACTTCTTAGCCTCTCCACCTTGTCCATTGTACTCAACCTGTCTTCTAATTACCTAAATGGTACCATCTCTGAACAAATCGGAAAACTGTATAAACTTGACATTCTTGACGTTTCTAGAAATGCGCTATCAGGAGAAATACCAAGCACTATTGGAGCTTGCATAGGTTTAGAGGAACTAATTATGGCCGGAAACTTTTTCCAAGGCCCGATTCCTGAAGCACTGAAGACATTGGGAGGCCTTCATGTTTTAGATTTGTCACGGAATAATTTCTCTGGTAAAATTCCGACATTTCTGACAAGCCTCCATCAGTTACAAACACTTAACCTATCTTACAATAACCTTGAAGGTGAGTTGCCCATTGACGGAGTCTTCAACAATGCATCTGGTACTTCATTAGTCGGAAACAATAGACTTTGTGGAGGGATACCTGAGTTTAAGCTGCCCAGTTGCAGTTTTAGCGGCAAAAGCCAGAATAGATCGCGCCACAAAATAAAATTAGTAATTGCAATTCTTTGTGGCTGTGTAGTAGTTACTTTTCTGGTGGTAATAATGTTGTTATACATCTTTTGGCACGGAAAAAAGAAGAGCAACCCAACAGCTTCAGCTGATTTGGAAAAGTTTCCAAATTTGTCTTACCAGTGTCTTCTAAAAGCCACAAATGGGTTCTCTGCAGAAAACATGTTGGGTAGCGGTGGGTTTGGGGTTGTATACAAAGGATCACTTGGCCAAGATAATACATTGATTGCCATCAAGATTTTTAAGCTCGAGAACCGTGGTGCTTCTCAGAGTTTTATGGCTGAATGTGGAGTACTTCGGAACATTAGACACCGGAATCTCATCAAAGTCATAACAGCTTGTTCAAGTGTTGATTATCAGGGAAGGGATTTCAAGGCTTTGGTGTATGAGTACATGGTTAACGGGAGTTTGGATGATTGGTTGCATCCAAAAGCAATCAAGGGACATGACGGCACAAATAATCCGACAAAAATTAGATTTCAACCAAAGACTTGATATTGCAGTAGAAGTTGCTTTGGCCTTGGAATATCTTCACCATTGCTGTGATGTGCCCGTCATTCACTGTGACCTCAAGCCAAGTAATGTTCTCCTTGATGATGAAATGGTTGCTCATGTGAGTGACTTTGGGTTGGCTAAATTCCTCTCGCAAGGCATCATCAGCTCCAGTGCGGATCAATCTAGTTTGTTCGGAGTTAGGGGAACCATCGGCTACACCCCTCCAGGTAAGCTAACTCCCTTATCCCTTTATAAAGCATTGTTACAAATCCTGTCAAACTTTCACAAGCGTTTAACATTTGTTCACTTTACATGCTGTGCAGAATATGGATTGGGAAACGGTGTGTCGACAAATGGGGACGTTTATAGTTTTGGGATCCTTTTACTGGAGGTATTTACAGGAAAAAGGCCTACAGATAGCATGTTGAAAGAGGGGCTGAGTCTGCACGACTTAGTAAAAGCAGCCCTACCTGAGCACATGACCGAAATTCTAGATCCTGCGCTTGTTGAAGACATAGTAAAGGAGGAGACAAGTGGGACTATGATAACTGTACTCGAGATTGCTCTTTCTTGCTCTGCTCAGTTACCAAGAGACAGGCCGGAAATGAATGACAtcgctgtgaagctgtcatcagTTAGAAACAGGCTTTTCGGAACTCTACCGTCTCTACGTCTGTAATACAAGGAAGACAAATAATCCTAACAGGTTTATATTCATCTAATGCTTCTCGATCTAAATCATATAATTATGAAGATAACTGAAGTACTAAACACAAGGGACTATAATTGAATTTGGGTGTACAGTCAAATCAGagtttaagtaatttaatttgaaTGTACAGTGAATGAGAGTGAACTTAAAGTTGTATCGGATGTAACTGTTGTTCACTCTGGCTACAGGAGGACAAGGTTGATCACCTTCTTAATTTAACTGGAGCAAAGCTGTAATGTGGCAGGTGAATATAAAATCCTCTGCTGTTAATTGATTTGTCTATCTAAACATTAATTTATAGGACTTGTTTCAATATTTAAGGAGCATATAAAAAGTTGATGCCTTAATACTACACAGAATTTGATTTCAATTAGTCAATCATCAAAATACTGCAAACTTATTAGCAGAAAAGTTGTGTTTTTTCCGAACCGTACGCTCAAATGTATACCACTTGATTAAAACCTCAGTGATAGGTAAGACATCCTATAAATATAAAGGGGTGTACACCATGGGAAATAGGTCCAACTTAGTACCCTTCCTTCCTCATTAATATATTTCGTGCATGAACTCAAGTTAGGTGTATGGACAATGGATGTAGGGTCTGAAGATGAGAAATAAGAGGGAGGGACTGTCGACATGATTAGACAAAGGAAGAAGGCCACCAACCAGTGGAACTCAAGTAGGGAGGTTttaatatatattatatattaaaacaagaCTTTAAAATTCCACATTTGTCAAATCCTCAAGTCGTCGTCGACTTCATTTTTCCATAAGCTTTGGTAAATGGTTATGTATAATGATGACACATTATTACCATCAGTAATAGAGTGCTGTTAATCAAGAAAATGTGCACTATCTATCATCCACTTCCAAATCATTATTACTATCAGTAATAGAGTTTCTTAAGCAGccataaacaaacaatcattaTTACTATCTCAAAGTTTGGCCTTGTCGTTTTCTCCATCTAGATATCGACTTGTCTTCTTCCCAAGTCAACCAAGTCTTCTCTTCAAGCACACCCAAGTCTTGACTAATTACAGTCTCCACTACTTTTCTCACTTTGCGCGCGGCTACTGTTTTCCACTACATATACTCAGTATAAAAAGGAGATGTTTATGACTCTTATCAACATATCTCTAATACTCCACTTAAACCAGCTTTGGCTTTTAAAAAACATATATTAAACATAAGCATGTCATTGAAGCTGTTTATATGCGCTTCTGTGCTCCTTGTATGTTGCATTCAGGTCTCCATAGCCGGGACTAATGAAACAGACAAGCAAGCATTGCTTGATATTAAGGCCCTCATAAAAAAAGATCCTTTGGGGGTGTTGAGCTCCTGGAATGACTCCTTACCCGTTTGCAACTGGTATGGAGTTCAGTGTGGTCTAAAGCATGCAAGGGTGACGTTACTAGCCCTCGACTCCTCCAAGTTATCAGGTACCATCTCTCCTTCCATAGGTAATCTAACCTTTCTCTCGGTTCTCAACCTCAAAAATAACAGTTTTGGAGGCACCATCCCTCCTGAAATCGGCGGGTTATACCGTTTGCAGGATTTAGAACTCAACAATAACAGTTTTGGAGGAAAAATTCCTCCTGAATTTGGCCGTTTATATAATTTGGTGTATATGTCCCTCAGTTACAATTATCTCGTAGGAGAGCTTCCCTCCAATATATCAAGATGCTCCCAACTTAGGGAAATACATGTCTATCAGAACACTCTAGTCGGACAAATCCCTCCTGAGCTTGGTTCTCTCCCATATTTGGAAACTCTTGTCCTCTCAGTTAACAACTTTACAGGTACCATTCCTGCTTCTCTTGGAAACTTGTCCTCTCTCTCGACTCTACGGATACAGCAAAACAACTTGGTTGGGAGTATCCCAACTAGCTTAGGGAAATTAAATAACCTTGTTGTTCTCGACCTTGACACAAATAACTTCATTGGACAAGTTCCACCCTCCATTTTCAATCTCTCATATCTCCAACAATTAACTCTGGGATCAAACCACTTGGAAGGAAATCTGCCTTCTGATTTAGGCAACATGCTGCCTAATATCCAGTATTTTGATATAAGTCTTAATCATTTCTCAGGCTCGATTCCTTCCTCCATTTCCAATTCCTCCAATCTAGTGACTCTCATAATGCCTCACAACAAATTTCAAGGACAGGTTCCTTCTTTGCGGGGGTTAAACAATCTTCAAAATCTTGAGCTCTTCGATAACAAACTTGGAGTGGGTGATCCAGCTAATGATTTGGAGTTTATTTATTCCCTGGCTAATGCAACAAATTTAGTGAGGTTTGTAGTCGGAAATAATAACTTCAGTGGGACATTTCCTACAATCTTCTGTAATTTCTCAATGCTTTCTGTCTTAACCATTGGAGAAAATTACTTAACCGGGGAAATCCCATCTTGCATAGGCAATTTGGCAAACTTGGCGAGCTTAGATGTTAGAGAAAACAACCTTGTTGGAGTTATACCCCAGAGTATAGGAAGGCTCCCTCTTCTGTACATTCTCTATCTTGGTGACAACCTATTATCAGGCCGCATACCATCCACCATTGGAAACATAACACTGCTACAAATCTTTATGGTGTACAATAATTA from Silene latifolia isolate original U9 population chromosome 5, ASM4854445v1, whole genome shotgun sequence encodes the following:
- the LOC141657537 gene encoding uncharacterized protein LOC141657537 isoform X2; the encoded protein is MSLKLFVCASVLLVCCIQVSIAGTNETDKQALLDIKALIKRDPLGVLSSWNDSLPVCNWYGVQCGLKHARVTLLDLNSSKLSGTISPSIGNLTFLSVLNLKNNSFGGTIPPEIGGLSRLQYLKLNNNSFGGTIPPELGRLYNLEYMSLSYNYLGGELPSNISRCSQLTELHVYQNTLVGQIPPELGSLQYLETLVLSINNFTGSIPSSISNSSNLVTLIMPHNKFQGQVPSLRGLNKLQNLELFDNKLGVGDPANDLEFIYSLANATNLVRFVVGNNKLSGTFPTAFCNFSMLSVLTIGENNLTGEIPSCIGNMANLASLDVRENNLVGVIPQSIGRLPYLNILYLGDNLLSGHIPSTIGNLTLLEKLVLYENYLQGNIPSALGNCGHLLALDLYSNNFSGRIPTEIFRLAKLSLTLDVSNNRLTGPLSDEVGGLVNLGVLYVSDNLLSGKIPTTLGACVELEELHMEGNFFQGVIPSTLTSLKSLQILDLSRNNLSGSIPDSLKDLPLKMLNLSYNNLEGEVPTSGVFSNATGVSTVGNSMLCGGLPQLKLNDCSFSANTRNRNHIKMALLYGISGFLLLVAVVSLYTAYHRKRTKSSTGASDLEKGLTNLSYKMLHRATNGFSSENLIGKGASGVVYKGTLEDVGTVIAVKIFNLKHRGASKSFVTECNALRNIRHKNLIKVITACSSLDYKGNDFKAIVYEYMANGSLDDWLHPTEEIHVDNSDTATRHLNLRQRLEIAVDVAFALEYLHHDYGSSVIHCDLKPSNVLLDEDMIAHVGDFGLVKFLSQAIVSSSHNQSSSIGVGGTIGYVPPEYGMGNGASMGGDVYSFGILVLELFTGKRPTDGSFKEESSLRDFVKAGLSEQDIRIADQALLQDMATEDSDSQLVFEVVTSVFEIALTCCTEVQHERPDISDIVAKLSSIQTKCYSEPNLSFQMLHRATNGFSSKNLIGSGASGVVYKGILEDVGTVIAVKIFNLEHCGVSKSFVAECKALRNIRHKNLIKVITACSSLDYERNDFKAIVYEYMANGSLDDWLHPTEEIHVDNSDTTSRHLNLRQRLEIAVDVAFALEYLHHDCGSSAIHCDLKPSNVLLDEDMMAHVGDFGLAKFLSQAIVSSSHNQSSSIGVRGTIGYAPPEYGMGNGASMGGDVYSFGILVLELFTGKRPTDGSFKEESSLRDFVKAGLSEQDIRIADQALLQDMATEDSDSQLVFEVVTSVFEIALTCCTEVQHERPDISDIVAKLSSIQTKCYSEPNLSFQMLHRATNGFSSKNLIGSGASGVVYKGILEDVGTVIAVKIFNLEHCGVSKSFVAECKALRNIRHRNLIKVITACSSLDYKGNDFKAIVYEYMANGSLDDWLHPTEEIHVDNSDTTSRHLNLRQRLEIAVDVAFALEYLHHDCGSSAIHCDLKPSNVLLDEDMMAHVGDFGLAKFLSQAIVSSSHNQSSSIGVRGTIGYAPPEYGMGNGASMGGDVYSFGIFVLEMFTGKRPTDGSFKEGRNLRDFVKAGLSEQDIRIADQALLQEMATEDSASQLVFEVVISVFEIALTCCTEVQHERPDISDIVAKLSSVRTKLQGLHMQQQSRSSGSG